The Hordeum vulgare subsp. vulgare chromosome 7H, MorexV3_pseudomolecules_assembly, whole genome shotgun sequence DNA window AGAAACTGAGGTAATCTATGACACCTCAGACGCCGACCATCATCTGATCTCGGCTGCACAAAAAAACACCTCGGATGCAGTTCCGCTTTGGAGCTCAGATGCAAGAGGATGCCGCCACATATGGAATACTCCAAACCCGGCGTGTGGCATAAAAAAATGAGGCATTAATAAAGACCAAAAGCTTAAAGGGCTCCTCGGATGCCCGACATGTGAAACTCTTCGGATTGAGCTCGTCGATCCTCAAGATCGAAGATGGAAAGATTTGTTGAACCAGTTTTCAAGACCGACGACCGAAGACGAAGAACAGTTCGAAAGAACCGAGGAGCGTCTCCAACTTCAAGACCTGTGCTTGGAAATCGGGAAGTCATCGTTGGCCGAACTGGTGTTGGCCGAACATAAATGGGGAGAagaactcgccccgcaagccGAAGACTTTAAACGTGTGAAGCTATTGAGGATCAAGACTACGACATTGgcggccagttcgggggctactaagggagtcatggactaaggggtcctcgggctgcCGGCCTATCTCTACGGGTCGGACTCCTGGGCTACTTTGGATAGTCgatgacatatacgaggaagattccacaagagttggtgatcaagacaaggcCTCCTCTACACCGAtgtagccgactaggactcttgttatcctaggcctacggtgcattatataaaccgaggccAGGCTAGTTGATAGATATTCATTAGACATAACGCCTACGTcaatagggtttagaccacaacatatgatctcgaggtagatcaactctgtactcgatactccctcatcaatataaacaagaacaagacgtagggttttacctccatcaagagggcccgaacctgggtaaacatcgtctcctgcaacccatcgatccaaggtccacaattcgagaccccctacccgagatccgccggttttgacaccgacaaccgGTGACGTCCAGGCCGCTGGCTCTTACGAGGAAGAGTAGGGAATGGGAGACGGCGATGCCTCGTCCGTGTCCCATATCCTACTCTTCTTTGCTAGCGACCGCATCCTCACTTCCCGGGGCTCACGACCGCCGAACCTAGACACTAAGGGGAACACCAAAGAGTTTCAACACGGACATCGACGAAGATAGACTAGGTTAATTTCCACACATTGCATATGATAGTATGAATTTGAGGATTTATCAATGAGCTACCTGATTGTGGAAGCGAACATATAAAGGGTGATCGGTTAGTGTCCGCAAATATTTAGGAGGGGGGGAGATTAGCTAGCTCGGACTATTAATGATCTTATACAACCTTCTAAATTATAAAAAAATGTAAATTAAAAGTATGAATATAAACTATTGCGTGGATGCAATGCAACACACACCGCTGCAATTTATGAACGAGTGAGAGGGTCGCATTTTCTTGCCTTAATTACTATGGTTTTTCATTAATCGGAAATAATATCTGACAACTGTTTGCTGGGAGAAGGGTGGCAAACGAATCACTGTTGATGACAGTCTTAATTCTAATTTTTATGATGAGAATGAGATCAAACGGTGACAATTTTAAATGAAAATTTCCCTTCTGTGATACAAAATGGCAATATCGATGTGAAGACATTACAACACCCCATAACTAAAAGTTGTCAACGAAGGGGCTGTTTGGATTGTGACTATCTTTGCCATATCTTACCACATTATTTTTGCTACACTTGCCACACTTGTCTTACTTGAGCTGCTCAAATTGTTAGCCACACATTGGCTTGCCTAAGGAAATCTTGCCACACTTTTTGTGTCTATGACATGTGGGGTTTAGTACTAACTAGCaatagggcccgtgcgttgcaacgggagaagaaaataccacacgttttaaatttttttataatcattttgatttattaaaataataaactaactaactaatgtagtcagtcctattctattttgttgataaatcaacccgtccattgttaattccaccatgatgagaaattgagcgggacaaacaaagcaaaacaaagaggctacgtgaattgatcaatggactgttatcttatttcactcatggggtagagaatgtgggatcagatgacaaactgaaggtggtgttccattctttgtctctacaacaatacaacaatacaatcttacattatacattcattcatcagcaaacaaatccccacaaaacaaaatttcttaccggtgcttggcacacggttggaggcatggggaggggatctcacgagatgatgagttcctgccggaggaagggatacgatgaggggagcaagggttaggcgcctctatctggccataaggagtcgccgttgccgcgccataacctcggagttccccgtgtgagccatggaggcccgcctccacctgcaagtacttagcttcgccgcgccgccgccgttctgcatcgagcagacgcatcatcctcaatttctcatcatgatggaattaacaatggacgggttgattttccAACAAAATAGGACAGGActtactacattagttagttagcttattattttaataaaccaaaatgattataaaaattaaaagcgtgtgatattttttcttccgttgcaacgcacgggccttttgctagtaataatatatatatatatatatatatatatatatagattaaAAAATACTTGCTTTAGGTGTGGCTAGAACCAAACACCCACCTAACTTAATTAAACTTGACTAAGATAAGTTATGATAAAATATGGCAAGGTGTGTCTAGAAACCAAACAGCCCCGAAATCGTTCACAAATGCCACCCCTCCTGGCTGACATTCGCCAGCTGACGGGTCCTTTATTAATTATTTGTACAATTAATGCTATGCAGCACGTGAGACATGCGCGCTCCATCCTTCCAAAAAGTGCAACCGCATTTTGGCACATCGGGGgacggtgggggtggggcccacGACCAGTCGCCCCTTTGACGTTTCCATTTCCGCCACTCCACACCCACAGTCCACACCGAAAACAGATCCAAATCCCCAGCTCCATCCCCGTCGCCCAAAATCCAACCCGATCCCATCCGATCCGATCCATCGCCATGGCACCGTCGTTCTGGGGCCCCGACTTCCCCCCGCAGCCGGCCGGGGTGTTCGACGACCTCGCGCCCGTGGAggccgaggcggaggaggaggaggaggcggaggacgcGTACGAGggcgagatggaggaggaggaggcggaggacgcGTACGAGgacgagatggaggaggaggaggaggaggaggaggaggagggggacgaGCAGCATGAGCACGGCGGCGACTGGGAGGCCGTCCCGATGGACACCGAGGACTCGGCGGAGCAGCGCGCCTActgcggcggcggctgcggccaGGATTTCTGCGGCTGCAACCTGCTCACCCTGTGCTTCCCGGGCGCGGTGCACATTTTCATGTCCGTCTCCCCTGACAAGGTGTCGCAGGTGGAAGCTGCGCTCTCGCTGCAGGGGAGATTGGATCCGGCGGACTCCACGGCTGCACCGCCCGCCTCGCGCAACACGCTCACCATGACCTTCCGGGGCCAGGAGTGCAAGTTCGACTCCGTAACCCCTGATGAGGTCCACCCCTTGTCCTCTGCCAACTGTCTTTCTCTgccctttttttgttgttgttgttgtcgccgtacgTGATTCAGTAGCCTCGGGTGATGTTGAACGGCGCTAGCGTGTTCGATCGCTGTCGCAGGTGCAAGATGTACTTCTGTCGCTCGCGGGAATGGAGCTGATGGTCCCTAGCATTGAGCTAAAAATGCACTTCCCGGGTGGGAGCCACGACTTCGACTCTGTATCCCCTGATAAGGTCCATCCCTCGACGTTAGCAAATTGTCATCTCTGCCTGTTTTGCACATGATTCAGCAGTAGCCTCGAATGATATTGCAAGGTAGTAGTTTCTTTGGTTGCCCTCGCAGTTGCAAGCTGTACTTTCGATGCTGGAGGGAATGAAGTTGACGGTCTCTACGGCTGTGCCATGGGCCTTGCACAACCAGCTCACTGAACCCTTGATGTGCTGGATCTACGTGTTGGACCCTGTATCCCTTGATAAGGTCCATCTCTTGCCGTTTGCAATTAGTATAATTTTGTCTTCTCTGCCTTTTGTACGTGATTCAATAGCCTTGAATGATATTGCAAGGTGGTAGTGTCTTTGATCGctgttgcaggtgcaagctgtaCTTTCGCTGCTCGGGGGAAACGAGCTCAACCCAGGCATTGGTGGCGGAGCATCACCATCAATTCCATACAGACTATATTTACAGTCTATAAACCGTGCTTGGTAAGATTATGTGCTGGCTGATTCACATCCGGCAGAGGTCGAATTTACCCTGCTTCAGAGGTTGAATTTCCCACACTGGTGGCACAGTTGATGAGATTTAGGGAGAAGCTGAAAGAGCAGAACTTTGTTAAGAAGATCTGTTTTACTACTGTTTGGAAGAAACTTGGACTAAGGTTGGTATGGTTGTTGACTGGGAATTCCAATAACTATGTCTCAAATGTTGTCTGGGAAAAATGTCTGAAATACTTTAAGTTTGTCGTGTTGGGAGTCACCAAATTTGACAACATGCATTGAAATATGCTACATTACTTATGCATATTATTTTGCCATGATTTTCTTGGGAACATATGCACATCGTAGCTTTTTTCTTAACAAACTCTGTTCAGTATGAAGATTGATTAACTGCCTCTGGTTGCTTGATTAGTGTGTACCATGTAAACATCACCGTTATGCTGCGATTCTCGTCAGTTGTAATACTAGTGTGGCACTTCTTTCTTTAGACATGGTTTCCATGATCACGACATAGATCGTAGTATCCTGTGATACTACATTCTTACCAGAGCCAAATGATTTCTAGTGTATCATATATAGCAATTCATAATTGTCAGGTTGTGTTACCACATCTGCACGACCATAGGTTTGTTCTTAGAAAACTCTGTTCAGTACTCCATTTCAAAATGCATATTTGTCAAGTTTGACCGAGTTTGTAGAAAAGCATCGACgtcaaaaatatgaaaataaatttcaTGATGGATGTGATGATATTGATTTGGTA harbors:
- the LOC123410135 gene encoding GATA transcription factor 20-like; the protein is MAPSFWGPDFPPQPAGVFDDLAPVEAEAEEEEEAEDAYEGEMEEEEAEDAYEDEMEEEEEEEEEEGDEQHEHGGDWEAVPMDTEDSAEQRAYCGGGCGQDFCGCNLLTLCFPGAVHIFMSVSPDKVSQVEAALSLQGRLDPADSTAAPPASRNTLTMTFRGQECKFDSVTPDEVQDVLLSLAGMELMVPSIELKMHFPGGSHDFDSVSPDKLQAVLSMLEGMKLTVSTAVPWALHNQLTEPLMCWIYVLDPVSLDKVQAVLSLLGGNELNPGIGGGASPSIPYRLYLQSINRAW